The Manihot esculenta cultivar AM560-2 chromosome 1, M.esculenta_v8, whole genome shotgun sequence genome has a window encoding:
- the LOC110630953 gene encoding protein FLX-like 2, whose amino-acid sequence MGSKGRLPPPHLRRPLPGPGMVHPDPFVPGVRPPLGPFPPFDILPPPEVMEQKIAAQHLEMQRLATENQRLAATHGNLRQELAAAQHELQILHAHTGAIKSEREQQMRSLVDKIAKMESELKAAEPVRLELQQARAEADNLVVARQELMSKVHQLTQDLHRAHADVQQIPVLMSELESLRQEYQRCRVSYDYEKKLFSDHLDSLQAMEKNYVTMAREVEKLRLELTNTANVDLRTAAGGPYGSAPGNNENEASGRPVGQNIYEDSYGVPQGQGHAAIPGNSGAGAANASTVANAGAGTPTYAGAQSGSVAPRSAYDAPRGPGYEGSKGPGYDPSRGPGYDVPRGAGYDAQRGHSYDPQRGPGYGGPTYDPQRLPGYDAQRLPGYDVQRGPAYGVQRGPHYDASRGGGYDPTSRAPAGPHGQMAAASNVPYGSGTPPGSGYEAPARGGNNPVRR is encoded by the exons ATGGGGAGTAAAGGTCGACTTCCACCTCCTCATCTAAGGCGTCCTCTTCCTGGGCCGGGTATGGTGCACCCTGATCCATTTGTTCCTGGAGTCCGCCCTCCTCTTGGCCCCTTTCCTCCATTTGACATATTACCACCTCCGGAAGTTATGGAACAAAAGATTGCTGCACAACATCTGGAGATGCAAAGACTTGCAACAGAGAACCAGAGGCTGGCTGCCACACATGGAAACTTGAGACAGGAACTTGCTGCTGCACAGCATGAATTGCAGATATTACATGCTCACACAGGTGCCATCAAGTCTGAAAGAGAACAGCAGATGAGGAGCCTTGTGGATAAAATTGCCAAGATGGAATCGGAGTTAAAGGCTGCAGAGCCTGTTAGGTTGGAGTTGCAGCAGGCACGGGCGGAGGCTGATAACTTAGTTGTGGCAAGGCAGGAACTTATGTCTAAAGTACATCAGTTGACTCAGGATCTTCATAGAGCCCATGCAGATGTGCAGCAAATTCCTGTTCTGATGTCAGAACTTGAAAGCCTTAGGCAGGAATATCAGCGATGCAG GGTTTCTTACGACTATGAAAAGAAATTGTTCAGTGACCATCTGGACTCACTTCAGGCCATGGAGAAAAACTATGTGACGATGGCTAGGGAAGTGGAAAAGCTTCGTTTAGAACTTACTAACACAGCAAATGTTGATCTAAGAACTG CTGCTGGCGGGCCTTATGGCAGTGCGCCAGGGAACAATGAGAATGAGGCTTCTGGTCGACCTGTCGGACAAAATATATATGAAGATAGCTACGGTGTTCCCCAAGGCCAG GGACATGCTGCCATTCCTGGTAATTCTGGTGCCGGTGCTGCCAATGCTAGTACTGTTGCTAATGCTGGTGCTGGGACGCCCACTTATGCTGGTGCTCAATCTGGCTCTGTGGCTCCAAGATCTGCTTATGATGCACCCAGAGGCCCAGGTTATGAGGGGTCCAAAGGACCAGGCTATGATCCATCCAGAGGACCTGGATATGATGTACCAAGAGGAGCTGGCTACGATGCACAAAGGGGACATAGTTATGACCCTCAGAGAGGACCTGGATATGGAGGACCTACTTATGATCCACAAAGGCTGCCTGGTTATGATGCACAGAGACTACCTGGCTATGACGTCCAGAGAGGACCTGCATATGGAGTGCAAAGAGGACCTCATTATGATGCATCAAGGGGTGGTGGCTATGATCCAACTTCAAGAGCACCAGCTGGGCCACATGGACAAATGGCAGCTGCAAGCAATGTGCCTTATGGATCTGGAACACCACCTGGAAGTGGTTATGAGGCACCAGCTCGAGGCGGAAACAACCCTGTTAGGAGATAA
- the LOC110622236 gene encoding uncharacterized protein LOC110622236 isoform X1, whose translation MECPIEGMETVVATVSGYHGLERFNLIKLISQAGASYVGAMSRSTTHLVCWKFEGRKYDLAKKFKTIIVNHQWVEDCIKQGKRVPEQPYMLRSGKEVEPLLLDVPVPGKVGFLNKNRKGLADKSNNSQDHERLLNGVGYGDSGLATWTSSFLLDENLFPEDNRKNTSAFKSKPKRERRLSGRFCFEDPPLSGLVTLEHEGPVREKGRISVHEGPSSCSDKQLMRGKRKIFDNTGTTSLAEPSRNGRRLVKKNVSRDNIEIVPLDSDQECSPVRLHDMSSKTAALSESEDCERNVNTFETGKTSYAALNNSRASLLEFSDDIEEIRDQNDLPASKNSHSHTEEAQTTSIERSNNFPGIENFDGKDKDVSQSESITGLPTSMQLSCVICWTEFSSTRGVLPCGHRFCYSCIQNWADHLISSGKFSRCPLCKASFVSITKFEDAATSDQKIYSQTIPSASSITDIFLLNDQERDRIGAEQSSLASVCCECSCLEPEDLLVNCHCCQTRRIHIYCLDPPLLPWTCIHCKDLQRLYYQAR comes from the exons ATGGAATGTCCCATTGAAGGAATGGAAACTGTGGTAGCAACTGTTAGTGGCTACCACGGGTTGGAGCGGTTCAACCTCATCAAGTTGATATCTCAGGCTGGTGCCAGTTATGTGGGTGCGATGTCAAGATCTACTACACATTTG GTGTGCTGGAAATTTGAGGGAAGGAAATATGATCTTGCAAAGAAGTTTAAAACAATTATAGTTAATCATCAGTGGGTGGAAGATTGCATAAAGCAAGGGAAGCGTGTTCCAGAGCAACCCTACATGCTGCGAAG tgGAAAAGAAGTGGAGCCTTTATTACTGGATGTCCCAGTTCCTGGTAAGGTTGGATTCTTGAACAAAAACAGGAAAGGATTGGCTGACAAATCGAACAATTCTCAAGACCATGAAAGACTACTAAATGGTGTGGGCTATGGGGATTCTGGCCTTGCTACGTGGACTAGTTCTTTTTTGTTGGATGAG AATCTTTTTCCTGAGGACAATAGAAAAAACACCAGTGCATTTAAATCAAAGCCAAAACGGGAGCGTAGGTTGAGTGGCAGATTCTGTTTTGAGGACCCTCCTTTATCTGGTCTAGTCACATTGGAG CATGAAGGGCCTGTGAGAGAGAAAGGGAGGATTTCGGTGCATGAAGGGCCAAGTTCTTGTTCTGACAAACAATTAATGAGGGGAAAAAGAAAGATTTTTGATAATACTGGAACCACTTCTTTGGCTGAACCTTCTCGAAATGGACGGAGGCTTGTGAAGAAAAATGTTAGCAGGGACAACATTGAGATTGTGCCTTTGGATTCTGATCAAGAGTGCTCTCCAGTCAGACTTCATGACATGAGCAGTAAAACTGCAGCTCTATCTGAAAGTGAAGATTGTGAAAGGAATGTTAATACATTTGAAACTGGAAAAACATCTTATGCTGCCTTGAATAACAGCAGGGCTTCTTTGCTTGAATTTTCTGATGATATTGAAGAGATAAGAGATCAGAATGATCTACCTGCTTCAAAGAATTCACACTCACATACTGAGGAGGCACAGACTACTagtatagaaagatcaaataatTTCCCTGGCATTGAGAACTTTGATGGAAAGGACAAGGATGTGAGTCAATCAGAATCCATTACTGGATTACCTACTTCAATGCAGTTATCATGTGTTATTTGTTGGACAGAATTTAGTTCAACCAGGGGTGTTTTGCCATGTGGACATCGATTTTGTTATTCGTGTATCCAAAATTGGGCTGATCATTTG ATTTCAAGTGGAAAATTTTCAAGATGTCCTTTGTGCAAGGCTAGTTTTGTCAGCATCACTAAATTTGAGGATGCGGCCACTTCTGACCAGAAAATTTACTCTCAAACTATTCCTTCTGCTTCCTCAATAACagatattttcttattaaatgaTCAAGAAAGAGACAGAATTGGTGCTGAG CAGTCTTCATTAGCATCAGTTTGTTGTGAATGCTCTTGCCTGGAACCTGAGGACCTTCTAGTTAATTGTCATTGCTGCCAGACTCGACGTATTCATATATACTGCCTGGACCCTCCTCTATTGCCGTGGACCTGCATTCACTGTAAGGATCTCCAAAGGCTTTATTATCAAGCCAGATAA
- the LOC110622236 gene encoding uncharacterized protein LOC110622236 isoform X2 yields MECPIEGMETVVATVSGYHGLERFNLIKLISQAGASYVGAMSRSTTHLVCWKFEGRKYDLAKKFKTIIVNHQWVEDCIKQGKRVPEQPYMLRSGKEVEPLLLDVPVPGKVGFLNKNRKGLADKSNNSQDHERLLNGVGYGDSGLATWTSSFLLDENLFPEDNRKNTSAFKSKPKRERRLSGRFCFEDPPLSGLVTLEHEGPVREKGRISVHEGPSSCSDKQLMRGKRKIFDNTGTTSLAEPSRNGRRLVKKNVSRDNIEIVPLDSDQECSPVRLHDMSSKTAALSESEDCERNVNTFETGKTSYAALNNSRASLLEFSDDIEEIRDQNDLPASKNSHSHTEEAQTTSIERSNNFPGIENFDGKDKDVSQSESITGLPTSMQLSCVICWTEFSSTRGVLPCGHRFCYSCIQNWADHLISSGKFSRCPLCKASFVSITKFEDAATSDQKIYSQTIPSASSITDIFLLNDQERDRIGAESSLASVCCECSCLEPEDLLVNCHCCQTRRIHIYCLDPPLLPWTCIHCKDLQRLYYQAR; encoded by the exons ATGGAATGTCCCATTGAAGGAATGGAAACTGTGGTAGCAACTGTTAGTGGCTACCACGGGTTGGAGCGGTTCAACCTCATCAAGTTGATATCTCAGGCTGGTGCCAGTTATGTGGGTGCGATGTCAAGATCTACTACACATTTG GTGTGCTGGAAATTTGAGGGAAGGAAATATGATCTTGCAAAGAAGTTTAAAACAATTATAGTTAATCATCAGTGGGTGGAAGATTGCATAAAGCAAGGGAAGCGTGTTCCAGAGCAACCCTACATGCTGCGAAG tgGAAAAGAAGTGGAGCCTTTATTACTGGATGTCCCAGTTCCTGGTAAGGTTGGATTCTTGAACAAAAACAGGAAAGGATTGGCTGACAAATCGAACAATTCTCAAGACCATGAAAGACTACTAAATGGTGTGGGCTATGGGGATTCTGGCCTTGCTACGTGGACTAGTTCTTTTTTGTTGGATGAG AATCTTTTTCCTGAGGACAATAGAAAAAACACCAGTGCATTTAAATCAAAGCCAAAACGGGAGCGTAGGTTGAGTGGCAGATTCTGTTTTGAGGACCCTCCTTTATCTGGTCTAGTCACATTGGAG CATGAAGGGCCTGTGAGAGAGAAAGGGAGGATTTCGGTGCATGAAGGGCCAAGTTCTTGTTCTGACAAACAATTAATGAGGGGAAAAAGAAAGATTTTTGATAATACTGGAACCACTTCTTTGGCTGAACCTTCTCGAAATGGACGGAGGCTTGTGAAGAAAAATGTTAGCAGGGACAACATTGAGATTGTGCCTTTGGATTCTGATCAAGAGTGCTCTCCAGTCAGACTTCATGACATGAGCAGTAAAACTGCAGCTCTATCTGAAAGTGAAGATTGTGAAAGGAATGTTAATACATTTGAAACTGGAAAAACATCTTATGCTGCCTTGAATAACAGCAGGGCTTCTTTGCTTGAATTTTCTGATGATATTGAAGAGATAAGAGATCAGAATGATCTACCTGCTTCAAAGAATTCACACTCACATACTGAGGAGGCACAGACTACTagtatagaaagatcaaataatTTCCCTGGCATTGAGAACTTTGATGGAAAGGACAAGGATGTGAGTCAATCAGAATCCATTACTGGATTACCTACTTCAATGCAGTTATCATGTGTTATTTGTTGGACAGAATTTAGTTCAACCAGGGGTGTTTTGCCATGTGGACATCGATTTTGTTATTCGTGTATCCAAAATTGGGCTGATCATTTG ATTTCAAGTGGAAAATTTTCAAGATGTCCTTTGTGCAAGGCTAGTTTTGTCAGCATCACTAAATTTGAGGATGCGGCCACTTCTGACCAGAAAATTTACTCTCAAACTATTCCTTCTGCTTCCTCAATAACagatattttcttattaaatgaTCAAGAAAGAGACAGAATTGGTGCTGAG TCTTCATTAGCATCAGTTTGTTGTGAATGCTCTTGCCTGGAACCTGAGGACCTTCTAGTTAATTGTCATTGCTGCCAGACTCGACGTATTCATATATACTGCCTGGACCCTCCTCTATTGCCGTGGACCTGCATTCACTGTAAGGATCTCCAAAGGCTTTATTATCAAGCCAGATAA
- the LOC110622236 gene encoding uncharacterized protein LOC110622236 isoform X4, giving the protein MECPIEGMETVVATVSGYHGLERFNLIKLISQAGASYVGAMSRSTTHLVCWKFEGRKYDLAKKFKTIIVNHQWVEDCIKQGKRVPEQPYMLRSGKEVEPLLLDVPVPGKVGFLNKNRKGLADKSNNSQDHERLLNGVGYGDSGLATWTSSFLLDENLFPEDNRKNTSAFKSKPKRERRLSGRFCFEDPPLSGLVTLEHEGPSSCSDKQLMRGKRKIFDNTGTTSLAEPSRNGRRLVKKNVSRDNIEIVPLDSDQECSPVRLHDMSSKTAALSESEDCERNVNTFETGKTSYAALNNSRASLLEFSDDIEEIRDQNDLPASKNSHSHTEEAQTTSIERSNNFPGIENFDGKDKDVSQSESITGLPTSMQLSCVICWTEFSSTRGVLPCGHRFCYSCIQNWADHLISSGKFSRCPLCKASFVSITKFEDAATSDQKIYSQTIPSASSITDIFLLNDQERDRIGAEQSSLASVCCECSCLEPEDLLVNCHCCQTRRIHIYCLDPPLLPWTCIHCKDLQRLYYQAR; this is encoded by the exons ATGGAATGTCCCATTGAAGGAATGGAAACTGTGGTAGCAACTGTTAGTGGCTACCACGGGTTGGAGCGGTTCAACCTCATCAAGTTGATATCTCAGGCTGGTGCCAGTTATGTGGGTGCGATGTCAAGATCTACTACACATTTG GTGTGCTGGAAATTTGAGGGAAGGAAATATGATCTTGCAAAGAAGTTTAAAACAATTATAGTTAATCATCAGTGGGTGGAAGATTGCATAAAGCAAGGGAAGCGTGTTCCAGAGCAACCCTACATGCTGCGAAG tgGAAAAGAAGTGGAGCCTTTATTACTGGATGTCCCAGTTCCTGGTAAGGTTGGATTCTTGAACAAAAACAGGAAAGGATTGGCTGACAAATCGAACAATTCTCAAGACCATGAAAGACTACTAAATGGTGTGGGCTATGGGGATTCTGGCCTTGCTACGTGGACTAGTTCTTTTTTGTTGGATGAG AATCTTTTTCCTGAGGACAATAGAAAAAACACCAGTGCATTTAAATCAAAGCCAAAACGGGAGCGTAGGTTGAGTGGCAGATTCTGTTTTGAGGACCCTCCTTTATCTGGTCTAGTCACATTGGAG CATGAAGGGCCAAGTTCTTGTTCTGACAAACAATTAATGAGGGGAAAAAGAAAGATTTTTGATAATACTGGAACCACTTCTTTGGCTGAACCTTCTCGAAATGGACGGAGGCTTGTGAAGAAAAATGTTAGCAGGGACAACATTGAGATTGTGCCTTTGGATTCTGATCAAGAGTGCTCTCCAGTCAGACTTCATGACATGAGCAGTAAAACTGCAGCTCTATCTGAAAGTGAAGATTGTGAAAGGAATGTTAATACATTTGAAACTGGAAAAACATCTTATGCTGCCTTGAATAACAGCAGGGCTTCTTTGCTTGAATTTTCTGATGATATTGAAGAGATAAGAGATCAGAATGATCTACCTGCTTCAAAGAATTCACACTCACATACTGAGGAGGCACAGACTACTagtatagaaagatcaaataatTTCCCTGGCATTGAGAACTTTGATGGAAAGGACAAGGATGTGAGTCAATCAGAATCCATTACTGGATTACCTACTTCAATGCAGTTATCATGTGTTATTTGTTGGACAGAATTTAGTTCAACCAGGGGTGTTTTGCCATGTGGACATCGATTTTGTTATTCGTGTATCCAAAATTGGGCTGATCATTTG ATTTCAAGTGGAAAATTTTCAAGATGTCCTTTGTGCAAGGCTAGTTTTGTCAGCATCACTAAATTTGAGGATGCGGCCACTTCTGACCAGAAAATTTACTCTCAAACTATTCCTTCTGCTTCCTCAATAACagatattttcttattaaatgaTCAAGAAAGAGACAGAATTGGTGCTGAG CAGTCTTCATTAGCATCAGTTTGTTGTGAATGCTCTTGCCTGGAACCTGAGGACCTTCTAGTTAATTGTCATTGCTGCCAGACTCGACGTATTCATATATACTGCCTGGACCCTCCTCTATTGCCGTGGACCTGCATTCACTGTAAGGATCTCCAAAGGCTTTATTATCAAGCCAGATAA
- the LOC110622236 gene encoding uncharacterized protein LOC110622236 isoform X3, producing the protein METVVATVSGYHGLERFNLIKLISQAGASYVGAMSRSTTHLVCWKFEGRKYDLAKKFKTIIVNHQWVEDCIKQGKRVPEQPYMLRSGKEVEPLLLDVPVPGKVGFLNKNRKGLADKSNNSQDHERLLNGVGYGDSGLATWTSSFLLDENLFPEDNRKNTSAFKSKPKRERRLSGRFCFEDPPLSGLVTLEHEGPVREKGRISVHEGPSSCSDKQLMRGKRKIFDNTGTTSLAEPSRNGRRLVKKNVSRDNIEIVPLDSDQECSPVRLHDMSSKTAALSESEDCERNVNTFETGKTSYAALNNSRASLLEFSDDIEEIRDQNDLPASKNSHSHTEEAQTTSIERSNNFPGIENFDGKDKDVSQSESITGLPTSMQLSCVICWTEFSSTRGVLPCGHRFCYSCIQNWADHLISSGKFSRCPLCKASFVSITKFEDAATSDQKIYSQTIPSASSITDIFLLNDQERDRIGAEQSSLASVCCECSCLEPEDLLVNCHCCQTRRIHIYCLDPPLLPWTCIHCKDLQRLYYQAR; encoded by the exons ATGGAAACTGTGGTAGCAACTGTTAGTGGCTACCACGGGTTGGAGCGGTTCAACCTCATCAAGTTGATATCTCAGGCTGGTGCCAGTTATGTGGGTGCGATGTCAAGATCTACTACACATTTG GTGTGCTGGAAATTTGAGGGAAGGAAATATGATCTTGCAAAGAAGTTTAAAACAATTATAGTTAATCATCAGTGGGTGGAAGATTGCATAAAGCAAGGGAAGCGTGTTCCAGAGCAACCCTACATGCTGCGAAG tgGAAAAGAAGTGGAGCCTTTATTACTGGATGTCCCAGTTCCTGGTAAGGTTGGATTCTTGAACAAAAACAGGAAAGGATTGGCTGACAAATCGAACAATTCTCAAGACCATGAAAGACTACTAAATGGTGTGGGCTATGGGGATTCTGGCCTTGCTACGTGGACTAGTTCTTTTTTGTTGGATGAG AATCTTTTTCCTGAGGACAATAGAAAAAACACCAGTGCATTTAAATCAAAGCCAAAACGGGAGCGTAGGTTGAGTGGCAGATTCTGTTTTGAGGACCCTCCTTTATCTGGTCTAGTCACATTGGAG CATGAAGGGCCTGTGAGAGAGAAAGGGAGGATTTCGGTGCATGAAGGGCCAAGTTCTTGTTCTGACAAACAATTAATGAGGGGAAAAAGAAAGATTTTTGATAATACTGGAACCACTTCTTTGGCTGAACCTTCTCGAAATGGACGGAGGCTTGTGAAGAAAAATGTTAGCAGGGACAACATTGAGATTGTGCCTTTGGATTCTGATCAAGAGTGCTCTCCAGTCAGACTTCATGACATGAGCAGTAAAACTGCAGCTCTATCTGAAAGTGAAGATTGTGAAAGGAATGTTAATACATTTGAAACTGGAAAAACATCTTATGCTGCCTTGAATAACAGCAGGGCTTCTTTGCTTGAATTTTCTGATGATATTGAAGAGATAAGAGATCAGAATGATCTACCTGCTTCAAAGAATTCACACTCACATACTGAGGAGGCACAGACTACTagtatagaaagatcaaataatTTCCCTGGCATTGAGAACTTTGATGGAAAGGACAAGGATGTGAGTCAATCAGAATCCATTACTGGATTACCTACTTCAATGCAGTTATCATGTGTTATTTGTTGGACAGAATTTAGTTCAACCAGGGGTGTTTTGCCATGTGGACATCGATTTTGTTATTCGTGTATCCAAAATTGGGCTGATCATTTG ATTTCAAGTGGAAAATTTTCAAGATGTCCTTTGTGCAAGGCTAGTTTTGTCAGCATCACTAAATTTGAGGATGCGGCCACTTCTGACCAGAAAATTTACTCTCAAACTATTCCTTCTGCTTCCTCAATAACagatattttcttattaaatgaTCAAGAAAGAGACAGAATTGGTGCTGAG CAGTCTTCATTAGCATCAGTTTGTTGTGAATGCTCTTGCCTGGAACCTGAGGACCTTCTAGTTAATTGTCATTGCTGCCAGACTCGACGTATTCATATATACTGCCTGGACCCTCCTCTATTGCCGTGGACCTGCATTCACTGTAAGGATCTCCAAAGGCTTTATTATCAAGCCAGATAA